The Christiangramia flava JLT2011 region GTTTTTCAGAAAAAAGTCTTGACAATCCGAAAATTGCCATGAGCGGCACACATAATTCGATGATCACCTGGATAGAAGAGATCGCCCGGAATTTGTTGTAAAGTGGCACATATTCGATAAAAAATTCGGTAAGAAAAGAGAAATTTTTTCCCCAGCTGAGCATCAGGGCTAATATACTGGCTCCAACAATCCACCATTTCAACCTGCCGCGAACCAGGAAAAGGGCAAATATGAATAAGAAAATTACGGAAGCTCCAATATAGGCCGGTGCCGCCACAATTGGCTGATCTCCCCAGTAAAGCGGCGCGTTTTTGGCAAAATCGGTTGCCTGCGCCGGAGATGCTCCCATTTTAATAATCGCATTATAGATATTCGAATCTGTTCCTACATTTTCGGAATTTCCGCCACCCATAAATCGCGGGATAAACAAATCGAAAGATTCCCAAATTCCGTAGCTATATTGCGTAATATAATCAAAACTAAGACCGGAAGCTTCCTTGGTAGTCCCGTCAGGATTAATAGTCAAACCTGTCTTTCCCCGGGTACTGTGAGCGGTATATTCCTGAGTAGAAAGCAATAATGTGGCGTTTGCAGCGATTGCGATCACGACAGCAACAACCATTACTCCTATAGATTTAAAGAAATTCGGAATCATACCTTTCCTGAATGCATCAACCAGATAAGCGATTCCCAATATCACTACCAGCAGTAGTAAATAATAGGTCATTTGAAAGTGGTTTGCCTGGATTTCCAGGGCCATGGCCACCGTTAGCAGCAAAAAGCTCCAGATATTCCGATTTCTGAAAACCGCAATGATCCCTGCCAACACCAGTGGCATGTAGGCAATGGCATGGGCCTTGGCATTGTGTCCCACCCCAAGAATGATGATTAGATAAGTTGAGAAACCGAAAGCCAGCGAACCCAGGAAAGCGAGTTTCCAGTTCAGCCTCATACAAAGCAACAGGATGTAAAAGCCTATAAAATATAGAAAAAGATAGTCGGCTGGACGGGGTAAAAACCTCAGAGCCAGATCCAGACTTTTCACATAATTATGCGGAAATTTTGCCCCCAGCTGAAAGGTTGGCATACCTCCAAATGCAGCATCTGTCCAGTAGGTTTCCTCGCCGGTTTGTTCCCGGAAATCATTCTGTTGTTTGGACATTCCGATATACTGAACGATATCGCTCTGGAAAATCTGTTTTCCCTGAAGGACAGGGCTGAAATAAAACAAAGAGAGGATTACAAATCCCGCTAGAACCAGCAGGTGAGGCAAAAACTTTTTAAATTGATCCATTAAAGCGGATTTTTTAGGTACAAACGCGCATGACCGGCAGTTTGCCGAGTCAAAATCCGAAATTAATCAATTTCTTCGTAATCGATATATTCCCCTACTTTTTTGTCAGAAGTTCTGTCGTTTTTCGGTTTTTTATCGATGCTCACTTTTCCCTTTTGCTGGGCTTGTTGATTTTGAAAACCTCCACCGAATTGTTGATTGAATTGCTGTTCAAACTTTCTGCCCATTTTCCGCATAAAATATTTCAGAATAAGCGGGCCGAAATAGCGAAAGATTATTTTGAGACCGAAGTATACTAGGAGAATGATGAGAACCGTTTTCAATACTCCGGTTAACGATGCTGCTAACATTTTTAAGCTTTTCACAAAAATAAAAAGAAGCCTTCAGAATAGGGCCTAATGCAAATTAAAATTATAATAAAACTTCTATCTTTGAGAGAAACACGCCATTCTATGAGCCTTAAAAACCGCCTGACCAGCCTGGCTTTCTTCGTATTTGCCGGCTTGACCACTCAGGCTCAGTATACTGAAACCATCAACTCCAACCGGCCCGGACAATCCCAGGGTGCTTTTGCCGTGGGAAACAATGTGATCCAGCTGGAAACCGGTGCCTACATGGGAAACGACGAGCATTCTGGCCTTGGGTATTCTCATGATATTTGGGGAATTGATTACCAGTTGCGCTATGGTTTGCTGATGGAGCGCCTCGAGATCAACCTTACTGGTGCTTTTGAAAACCAGGACCAGACTTATAATTTTCTAGGAACGGTGGAAGAACGGAATATTCGGAATTTTCGTTCCAATACGCTTGGCCTGAAATACCTGGTGTATGACCCTAATGTGAGCCTTCCCGAGGAAAAACCGAATTTATACAGCTGGAAAGCTAACCAGCGCTTTAAATGGAGAACTTTAATTCCGGCCATTTCGGTCTATGCTGGGGCAAATTTTGCTTTCGGTGATAATCCATATCTGTACCCGGGAGAAGGAAAATATACTCCTAAAGCGGCCATTATCACCCAGAACAACTGGGGAAGAACCGTTCTGGTACTGAACCTTATTGGCGACCGACTTTCCGAAGAATATCGTTCGCTGATCGGGATCGCTACGGTCACCCACGCCATTACTCCCCAATTTGCCATTTTCGGGGAATACCAGGGAATCAATAGTGATGTGTATGCCGATGATATTTTGAGAGGTGGTGCGGCATATCTCTTCGGAACGAATTTCCAGGTGGATGTCTCCGGGCTGATCAATTTTAAAAATACCCCTTCCAGGTGGCAGTTAGCCGCCGGGATCTCCTGGCGCGTGGACCTGCATGAAGTGGACGAGTTCCTGGAGGATTCCAATGAAGGAAATCAACGCAAGGCACGTTCTGAAAAAATGAGCCGGGAACGTGAAGATGATGGGGATGGCGAAAATGATGGAGGCATTTAGACCGATTCCATCCAATCTAATCACTAAAAAAGCCGGCAAATTGCCGGCTTTTATTTTATATCAGATCTACTTTTAAGATTTATTGGCCATCGCCGCACTTACTGAAGCAGAAAGTCTTTTGTAAGTCCCATTCTCCAATCGCTCACGGATCGCAGAAAATGCGTCCAGCGTGATTTCTACGTCTTCCAGCGTATGGCTGGCGGTTGGGATTAATCTCAGAAGAATCAGTCCCTTCGGAATTACCGGGTACACCACGATCGAGCAGAATATTCCGTGGTTTTCACGAAGGTCCTTTACAAGTGCCATCGCTTCAGGAATACTTCCTTTCAGATAAACAGGGGTCACACAGCTTTGGGTTGTTCCAATATCGAAACCGCGATCTTTCAATCCGTTTTGCAAAGCGTTGACGTTTTCCCAAAGTTTATTCTTCAGTTCCGGCATCGTGCGAAGCATTTCCAGACGCTTCAATGCACCAACTACCAACTGCATTTGTAGTGATTTTGCGAACATCTGTGAACGCAGATTGTATTTTAGGTAATCGATGATTTCCTTGTCCCCGGCAATAAAAGCACCGGTACTCGCCATAGATTTGGCAAACGTGGCAAAATATACATCAATTTCATCCTGAACGCCCTGCTCCTCTCCTGCTCCGGCACCTGTTTTTCCAAGTGTTCCGAAACCATGGGCATCGTCCACGAACAATCTGAATTTATATTTTTTCTTCAGTTCAACAATTTCCTTTAGTTTACCCTGCTCACCGCGCATCCCGAAAACTCCTTCAGAAATAAGAAGAATTCCGCCGCCGGTCTGTTCTGCAATTTTGGTAGCACGCTGGAGGTTTTTCTCGATACTCTCCATATCGTTGTGCTTGTAGGTAAATCGTTGTCCTAAGTGCAGGCGCACACCATCAATGATACAGGCATGAGCATCTACATCGTAAACGATCACGTCCTGCTTGGAAACCAGTGCATCAATGGTAGAAACCATTCCCTGGTAACCGAAATTCAATAAATAGGCTGCTTGCTTGTGTACGAAAGAAGCCAGTTCATCCTGCAGGCGCTCGTGAAGGGTGGTGTGACCACTCATCATCCTCGCCCCCATGGGATACGCTGAACCATATTCGGCAGCGGCTTCAGCATCTACTTTACGAACTTCAGGGTGGTTGGCAAGTCCCAGGTAATCGTTCACACTCCAGGTGATCACATCTTTACCTCTAAACTTCATTCGGTTAGAAATAGGTCCTTCCAGCTTTGGAAAAACGAAGTAACCTTCTGCCTGCTCAGCCCACTTTCCTAATGGCCCTTTGTCCTTATATATTTTATCAAATAAATCCTTCATAGATCATCTTTTTGGTCGGGCGCAAAAGTACTGAAAATCGGCCCAATTCCACAAAGTAATTTTTTAAACATGGCAAGCTACTAAAAACAAAAGCATCCTACAAAATATAGAATGCTTTTGTTAATAAGTGTTAATATTTGTTGACTATTTGATTACTTCAATAGTATGTGTAGCAGATTCGGTTTGTGTATCGAAAAATCCCTGCTCATTCATCCAGTCATCAGAATAGATCTTGCTCATATAACGTGAACCGTGATCCGGGAAGATCACCACCACTTTAGAATTCTCATCAAATTCTCCTTCTTCATTCAGTTGTTTCAGTCCCTGCATCGCAGCTCCGCTGGTATAACCGGCGAACATCCCTTCGGTTCTGGCCAATTCACGAGCGGTATGGGCCGCATCTTCATCGGTTACTTTGATGAATTTATCGATCACATCAAAATCAGTTGCTGTAGGAATCAGGTTCTTACCCAGCCCTTCAATACGATAAGGATAGATCTCCTCCTCGTCGAATTCGCGGGTTTCGTGATATTTTTTCAACACAGAACCAAAAGCATCGATACCGATAATTTTCACCTCCGGATTTTTAGCCTTCAGAAATCTTGCAGTTCCGGAAATCGTCCCTCCGGTACCACTACAAGCCACCAGATGCGTGATCTGCCCTTCTGTTTGGTTCCAGATCTCCGGACCGGTAGAATTAAAATGAGCATCGATATTCAGCTGGTTAAAGTACTGGTTGATATACACCGAACCTTTGATCTCCTCATGCAGCCTTTTGGCTACCTGGTAATACGATCTTTCATCATCTGCCGGAACATTGGCAGGGCACACATATACCTTGGCGCCCATCGTTCTCAGCATATCGATTTTGTCTTTGGAAGATTTCGAGCTCACCGCCAGAATGCAATCGTAACCTTTGATGATGCTTACCATCGCGATACTAAAACCGGTATTTCCGGAAGTGGTTTCGATAATGGTATCACCGGGTTTGAGGATGCCTTTTTTTTCAGCTTCTTCAATGATGTACAGTGCGATCCTGTCTTTGCTGGAATGGCCGGGATTAAATGCTTCGACCTTTGCGGAAAACTGCCCTTTAAAACCTTCAGTTATCTTATTCAGATGTATCAACGGCGTGTTACCTACTAGCTGCAACACGTTGTCATAAACCTTCAAGTCTTCTTTCATAAATCGAGGTTTCTATTTTAAGGTGGTGCCTGAAACTTTCTGTTTCAACAGCGCTTCAAATTTAAGGTAAATTTTTGAATTACTCGCTGATGCCTTCCAAATCGAGCAGGAAGGCGTATTCTTCAGCCACTTCTTTCAGGCTTTCAAACCTTCCGGAAGCACCGCCGTGGCCAGCATCCATATTGGTATGCAGCAATAATACGTGATCATCAGTCTTGAATTCTCTCAATTTTGCCACCCATTTTGCCGGTTCCCAGTATTGCACCTGGGAATCGTGAAGACCGGTAGTCACGAGCATATTCGGGTAATCCTGTGCCACGACATTGTCATAAGGAGAATAGGATTTCATATACTCGTAATATTCTTTGTTATTCGGGTTTCCCCACTCATCATATTCCCCGGTGGTAAGCGGAATGCTGTCATCAAGCATCGTGGTCACCACATCTACAAATGGCACGGCTGCAATCACGCCATTATAGAGCTGCGGAGCCATGTTTACGACAGCGCCCATAAGAAGTCCGCCGGCAGAACCGCCCATCGCGTATAAATGATCGCTGGAAGTATAATTTTGATAGATCAGATACTTGGAAACATCAATAAAATCGGTAAAGGTATTCTTTTTGGTAAATAGTTTTCCGTTCTCGTACCACTGTCGGCCCAAATATTCCCCTCCGCGGATGTGGGCGATGGCATAAATGAAACCACGATCGAGCAGGCTGAGTCGCACGGTAGAGAAATACGGATCAATCGTTGAACCATAAGACCCATAAGCATATTGCAGTAAGGGATTGCTTCCATCTTTTTTTATTCCTTTCCTATAAACCAGCGAAACAGGGATTTTTGTACCGTCTTCCGCAGTCGCCCAAATCCTTTCCGAAGTATAGTTTTCCTTATCGAATTTTCCGCCGAGGACCTCCTGCTCTTTCAGCACGGTCTTTTCGCCGGTATTCATATTATAATCTACAACCTGAGTTGGCGTGGTCAAACTGTTATAGGAATAACGTAAAATATCGGTATCAAAATCGGGGTTTATGGAAGTGTAGGCTGTGTAGGTCTCACTACCGAAGGGAATGTAGGCATCCTTGCTGCCATCCCAGGCAATGATTCGTATGGTGTTCAAACCGTTATGTCGCTCGCTCACCACCAGATAATCTTTGAAAATATCGATGTCTTCCAGCAGGTAATCATCGCGATGCGGAATGACATTTTCCCAGTTCTCCTGGCTGGTTGCCGTTACCGGGGTCTTCATCAGCTTAAAATTCGTGGCTTTATCCTTATTGGTCACCACGTAAAAATGATCTCCGTAATGGGAAATACTGTATTCCAGTCCGAGTTCACGAGGCTGAAAAACCTGGAATTGCTCTTCTGGTCTATCGGCATCCAGGAATCGGTATTCGGTAGTCAGCGTACTGTGAGAACCAATGATGATGTACTGGCGTGATTTTGATTTATAAACGTAAGTATTGAAAGTATCGTCATTTTCCTCATAAACCAACTGGTCTTCTGAAGGATCTGTTCCGAGAATATGTTTGTAAATTC contains the following coding sequences:
- a CDS encoding DUF4834 family protein — its product is MLAASLTGVLKTVLIILLVYFGLKIIFRYFGPLILKYFMRKMGRKFEQQFNQQFGGGFQNQQAQQKGKVSIDKKPKNDRTSDKKVGEYIDYEEID
- a CDS encoding PLP-dependent cysteine synthase family protein, with protein sequence MKEDLKVYDNVLQLVGNTPLIHLNKITEGFKGQFSAKVEAFNPGHSSKDRIALYIIEEAEKKGILKPGDTIIETTSGNTGFSIAMVSIIKGYDCILAVSSKSSKDKIDMLRTMGAKVYVCPANVPADDERSYYQVAKRLHEEIKGSVYINQYFNQLNIDAHFNSTGPEIWNQTEGQITHLVACSGTGGTISGTARFLKAKNPEVKIIGIDAFGSVLKKYHETREFDEEEIYPYRIEGLGKNLIPTATDFDVIDKFIKVTDEDAAHTARELARTEGMFAGYTSGAAMQGLKQLNEEGEFDENSKVVVIFPDHGSRYMSKIYSDDWMNEQGFFDTQTESATHTIEVIK
- a CDS encoding S9 family peptidase, yielding MKRLLGILLGCVTFANAQNDNNLKTENMVPPIAKKEAKKLEKHGDVRIDNYFWMNQRENPEVTAYLNAENAYNDKMTAHTKDFQEKLFEEMKSRIKEDDESVPYKLNGYWYITRFEKGYDYPVYSRKKSSLDASEEVMFNVNDMAKGYDYYSLGGLNVSMDNKLVAFGTDTLSRRKYTIRIKNLETGEIYSEEIKNTTGSSTWANDNKTLFYTKKDPQTLRSYRIYKHILGTDPSEDQLVYEENDDTFNTYVYKSKSRQYIIIGSHSTLTTEYRFLDADRPEEQFQVFQPRELGLEYSISHYGDHFYVVTNKDKATNFKLMKTPVTATSQENWENVIPHRDDYLLEDIDIFKDYLVVSERHNGLNTIRIIAWDGSKDAYIPFGSETYTAYTSINPDFDTDILRYSYNSLTTPTQVVDYNMNTGEKTVLKEQEVLGGKFDKENYTSERIWATAEDGTKIPVSLVYRKGIKKDGSNPLLQYAYGSYGSTIDPYFSTVRLSLLDRGFIYAIAHIRGGEYLGRQWYENGKLFTKKNTFTDFIDVSKYLIYQNYTSSDHLYAMGGSAGGLLMGAVVNMAPQLYNGVIAAVPFVDVVTTMLDDSIPLTTGEYDEWGNPNNKEYYEYMKSYSPYDNVVAQDYPNMLVTTGLHDSQVQYWEPAKWVAKLREFKTDDHVLLLHTNMDAGHGGASGRFESLKEVAEEYAFLLDLEGISE
- a CDS encoding aminotransferase class I/II-fold pyridoxal phosphate-dependent enzyme, which produces MKDLFDKIYKDKGPLGKWAEQAEGYFVFPKLEGPISNRMKFRGKDVITWSVNDYLGLANHPEVRKVDAEAAAEYGSAYPMGARMMSGHTTLHERLQDELASFVHKQAAYLLNFGYQGMVSTIDALVSKQDVIVYDVDAHACIIDGVRLHLGQRFTYKHNDMESIEKNLQRATKIAEQTGGGILLISEGVFGMRGEQGKLKEIVELKKKYKFRLFVDDAHGFGTLGKTGAGAGEEQGVQDEIDVYFATFAKSMASTGAFIAGDKEIIDYLKYNLRSQMFAKSLQMQLVVGALKRLEMLRTMPELKNKLWENVNALQNGLKDRGFDIGTTQSCVTPVYLKGSIPEAMALVKDLRENHGIFCSIVVYPVIPKGLILLRLIPTASHTLEDVEITLDAFSAIRERLENGTYKRLSASVSAAMANKS
- a CDS encoding YfhO family protein, translating into MDQFKKFLPHLLVLAGFVILSLFYFSPVLQGKQIFQSDIVQYIGMSKQQNDFREQTGEETYWTDAAFGGMPTFQLGAKFPHNYVKSLDLALRFLPRPADYLFLYFIGFYILLLCMRLNWKLAFLGSLAFGFSTYLIIILGVGHNAKAHAIAYMPLVLAGIIAVFRNRNIWSFLLLTVAMALEIQANHFQMTYYLLLLVVILGIAYLVDAFRKGMIPNFFKSIGVMVVAVVIAIAANATLLLSTQEYTAHSTRGKTGLTINPDGTTKEASGLSFDYITQYSYGIWESFDLFIPRFMGGGNSENVGTDSNIYNAIIKMGASPAQATDFAKNAPLYWGDQPIVAAPAYIGASVIFLFIFALFLVRGRLKWWIVGASILALMLSWGKNFSFLTEFFIEYVPLYNKFRAISSIQVIIELCVPLMAIFGLSRLFSEKLQKEEKLDALKWTGIITGGILLLFLLFKSILFDFAGASDSYYRENFGLDFMRALKDDRKAVFTNDILRSLLLVGFAVAGIWAYLNNKLKKDFLIAGFAILFLADLLPVDFRYVNKEDFVNARVMNQPYQQTQADAQILQDNSHYRVFDVSGDPFNSGRASYFHNALGGYHAAKPGRMQDIYDFYISQNDMDILNMLNVKYFIIPTQDGAPQAQQNPEAFGNAWLVNKIQWVPDANTAIQSLKETDLQKVAVVESDFKPEVSENFSKENTASIQLETYQPDHLTYRFQADSPQFAVFSETYYQPGWNAYIDGNPASHVRVDYLLRGMNIPAGDHTIEFKFEPAVIQTGGTITMISAILIGLILLGGIGLKLKKRR
- a CDS encoding transporter, with the translated sequence MRETRHSMSLKNRLTSLAFFVFAGLTTQAQYTETINSNRPGQSQGAFAVGNNVIQLETGAYMGNDEHSGLGYSHDIWGIDYQLRYGLLMERLEINLTGAFENQDQTYNFLGTVEERNIRNFRSNTLGLKYLVYDPNVSLPEEKPNLYSWKANQRFKWRTLIPAISVYAGANFAFGDNPYLYPGEGKYTPKAAIITQNNWGRTVLVLNLIGDRLSEEYRSLIGIATVTHAITPQFAIFGEYQGINSDVYADDILRGGAAYLFGTNFQVDVSGLINFKNTPSRWQLAAGISWRVDLHEVDEFLEDSNEGNQRKARSEKMSREREDDGDGENDGGI